From Camelina sativa cultivar DH55 chromosome 20, Cs, whole genome shotgun sequence, the proteins below share one genomic window:
- the LOC104772966 gene encoding trihelix transcription factor GTL1-like has translation MGFGCFEAPLGSKIADVGQSGQLTRGIPKGDVAPLPLHLQFQARNRLSWDGVSLGSSVDSDSDSSPDVRKTVAGKRKRETKVNLEQFLEKLVGSMMKRQEKMHNQLIKVMEKMEGERIRREEAWRQQEIERMQQNEEARKQEIARSLSIITFIKSVIGDEIEIPKPSVFPQPLQQILPEQCEDKKCVSARTQREIKFRYSRGGSSSGRRWPQEEVQALISTRSDVEDKAVMNNKGSIWDEISARMKERGYDRSAKKCKEKWENMNKYYRRVMEGGRKQPEHSKTRSYFEKLADLYKTNFSGEREE, from the exons ATGGGGTTTGGCTGCTTCGAAGCTCCCTTGGGATCGAAGATTGCTGACGTTGGGCAAAGTGGTCAATTGACTCGTGGGATTCCAAAGGGTGATGTTGCTCCTCTTCCCCTCCATTTGCAGTTTCAAGCTCGCAATCGCCTCTCTTGGGATGGTGTCTCTCTCGG CTCCTCTGTTGATAGCGATAGTGACTCATCCCCAGACGTCCGCAAGACCGTCGCGGGCAAAAGAAAGCGGGAAACAAAGGTAAATCTGGAGCAATTCTTGGAGAAGTTGGTGGGGAGTATGATGAAGCGGCAGGAGAAGATGCATAACCAGTTGATTAAGGTGATGGAGAAGATGGAAGGCGAGAGGATACGCCGCGAGGAAGCTTGGAGGCAACAGGAGATTGAGAGGATGCAACAGAATGAAGAGGCTCGGAAGCAAGAGATAGCACGCAGCTTGTCTATCATCACTTTCATCAAAAGCGTTATTGGTGACGAGATCGAGATCCCTAAACCCTCCGTGTTCCCGCAGCCACTCCAGCAGATTCTTCCCGAGCAATGTGAAGACAAGAAATGTGTATCCGCTCGGACACAGAGAGAGATAAAGTTTAGGTATTCAAGAGGCGGCAGCAGCAGCGGCAGAAGGTGGCCGCAAGAGGAAGTGCAGGCATTGATTAGTACAAGAAGCGATGTGGAAGACAAGGCGGTGATGAACAACAAGGGTTCGATTTGGGATGAGATATCAGCAAGAATGAAGGAAAGAGGGTACGACAGATCTGCTAAAAAGTGTAAGGAGAAGTGGGAGAACATGAACAAGTACTACAGGAGAGTGATGGAAGGTGGGAGAAAACAGCCTGAGCACAGCAAGACTCGCTCATACTTTGAGAAACTTGCAGATTTGTACAAGACCAACTTCTCGGGAGAGAGGGAAGAATGA
- the LOC104772056 gene encoding nuclear transcription factor Y subunit B-6 isoform X3: MRPSEFIQPNKTSNGGEEECTVREQDRFMPIANVIRIMRRILPAHAKISDDSKETIQECVSEYISFITGEANERCQREQRKTITAEDVLWAMSKLGFDDYIEPLTLYLHRYRELEGERGVSCGAGSVSMTNGLVVKRPNGNMSEYGAYGPVPGIHMAQYHYRHQSGFVFSGNEPNSKMSGSSSAASGPRVEVFPTQQHKY; encoded by the coding sequence ATGCGTCCCTCAGAATTCATCCAGCCTAACAAAACCAGTAATGGTGGTGAAGAGGAGTGCACGGTGAGGGAGCAAGACAGGTTTATGCCTATCGCCAACGTGATACGGATCATGCGGAGGATCTTACCTGCTCACGCCAAGATCTCAGACGACTCCAAGGAGACGATCCAAGAGTGTGTCTCGGAGTACATCAGCTTCATAACAGGGGAGGCTAATGAGCGGTGCCAGCGGGAACAGCGCAAGACCATTACTGCTGAGGACGTCTTGTGGGCAATGAGCAAGCTGGGTTTTGATGACTACATCGAACCCCTCACATTGTACCTCCACCGCTACAGAGAGTTGGAGGGAGAACGAGGGGTTAGCTGCGGTGCTGGATCTGTTAGTATGACCAATGGCTTGGTGGTCAAGAGGCCTAACGGGAACATGAGCGAGTACGGAGCCTACGGGCCTGTGCCAGGGATTCACATGGCGCAGTACCATTATCGTCATCAGAGCGGGTTTGTTTTCAGCGGTAACGAACCTAATTCAAAGATGAGTGGTTCATCTTCAGCAGCAAGCGGCCCCAGAGTTGAAGTATTTCCGACTCAACAACATAAGTACTGA
- the LOC104772056 gene encoding nuclear transcription factor Y subunit B-6 isoform X1, translating into MERGGFHGYRKLSLGTTTTPPAPANFLVAEGTMRPSEFIQPNKTSNGGEEECTVREQDRFMPIANVIRIMRRILPAHAKISDDSKETIQECVSEYISFITGEANERCQREQRKTITAEDVLWAMSKLGFDDYIEPLTLYLHRYRELEGERGVSCGAGSVSMTNGLVVKRPNGNMSEYGAYGPVPGIHMAQYHYRHQSGFVFSGNEPNSKMSGSSSAASGPRVEVFPTQQHKY; encoded by the exons ATGGAACGTGGAGGCTTCCATGGCTACCGCAAGTTATCCCTCGGCACCACCACCACTCCTCCTGCACCAG CTAATTTTCTGGTGGCAGAGGGCACTATGCGTCCCTCAGAATTCATCCAGCCTAACAAAACCAGTAATGGTGGTGAAGAGGAGTGCACGGTGAGGGAGCAAGACAGGTTTATGCCTATCGCCAACGTGATACGGATCATGCGGAGGATCTTACCTGCTCACGCCAAGATCTCAGACGACTCCAAGGAGACGATCCAAGAGTGTGTCTCGGAGTACATCAGCTTCATAACAGGGGAGGCTAATGAGCGGTGCCAGCGGGAACAGCGCAAGACCATTACTGCTGAGGACGTCTTGTGGGCAATGAGCAAGCTGGGTTTTGATGACTACATCGAACCCCTCACATTGTACCTCCACCGCTACAGAGAGTTGGAGGGAGAACGAGGGGTTAGCTGCGGTGCTGGATCTGTTAGTATGACCAATGGCTTGGTGGTCAAGAGGCCTAACGGGAACATGAGCGAGTACGGAGCCTACGGGCCTGTGCCAGGGATTCACATGGCGCAGTACCATTATCGTCATCAGAGCGGGTTTGTTTTCAGCGGTAACGAACCTAATTCAAAGATGAGTGGTTCATCTTCAGCAGCAAGCGGCCCCAGAGTTGAAGTATTTCCGACTCAACAACATAAGTACTGA
- the LOC104772056 gene encoding nuclear transcription factor Y subunit B-6 isoform X2, producing the protein MERGGFHGYRKLSLGTTTTPPAPEGTMRPSEFIQPNKTSNGGEEECTVREQDRFMPIANVIRIMRRILPAHAKISDDSKETIQECVSEYISFITGEANERCQREQRKTITAEDVLWAMSKLGFDDYIEPLTLYLHRYRELEGERGVSCGAGSVSMTNGLVVKRPNGNMSEYGAYGPVPGIHMAQYHYRHQSGFVFSGNEPNSKMSGSSSAASGPRVEVFPTQQHKY; encoded by the exons ATGGAACGTGGAGGCTTCCATGGCTACCGCAAGTTATCCCTCGGCACCACCACCACTCCTCCTGCACCAG AGGGCACTATGCGTCCCTCAGAATTCATCCAGCCTAACAAAACCAGTAATGGTGGTGAAGAGGAGTGCACGGTGAGGGAGCAAGACAGGTTTATGCCTATCGCCAACGTGATACGGATCATGCGGAGGATCTTACCTGCTCACGCCAAGATCTCAGACGACTCCAAGGAGACGATCCAAGAGTGTGTCTCGGAGTACATCAGCTTCATAACAGGGGAGGCTAATGAGCGGTGCCAGCGGGAACAGCGCAAGACCATTACTGCTGAGGACGTCTTGTGGGCAATGAGCAAGCTGGGTTTTGATGACTACATCGAACCCCTCACATTGTACCTCCACCGCTACAGAGAGTTGGAGGGAGAACGAGGGGTTAGCTGCGGTGCTGGATCTGTTAGTATGACCAATGGCTTGGTGGTCAAGAGGCCTAACGGGAACATGAGCGAGTACGGAGCCTACGGGCCTGTGCCAGGGATTCACATGGCGCAGTACCATTATCGTCATCAGAGCGGGTTTGTTTTCAGCGGTAACGAACCTAATTCAAAGATGAGTGGTTCATCTTCAGCAGCAAGCGGCCCCAGAGTTGAAGTATTTCCGACTCAACAACATAAGTACTGA
- the LOC104772055 gene encoding tRNA (guanine(9)-N1)-methyltransferase-like, which yields MSAELDKLPGFEKWFIEKESNCYIQAMADQKDDLVYLTADSDTVLDDLDPKHIYIIGGLVDRNRFKGITMTKAQEQGIKTAKLPIGEYLKMSSSQVLTVNQVLEILVKFLETRDWKTAFFTVIPQRKRTGLDPVGSSKLEPLSEEHQEEDADADKHDHLERKKVCVEVPLESSS from the exons ATGAGTGCTGAGCTTGATAAGCTTCCTGGTTTTGAGAAGTGGTTCATTGAGAAGGAAAGTAATTGCTACATTCAGGCCATGGCTGATCAGAAAGATGATTTGGTCTACCTTACGGCTGATTCTGATACTGTTTTGGATGATCTTGACCCCAAGCATATCTACATTATCGGTGGCTTAGTGGATCGAAACCGATTCAAAGGGATCACCATGACCAAGGCACAAGAACAAGGCATCAAAACAGCTAAGCTTCCCATAGGAGAGTATCTGAAAATGTCAAGTTCTCAg GTTCTCACTGTGAACCAAGTTTTGGAGATACTCGTGAAGTTTCTGGAGACTAGGGACTGGAAAACAGCCTTCTTCACTGTGATTCCTCAGAGGAAAAGAACCGGACTTGATCCTGTTGGTTCTTCGAAACTGGAACCTCTTTCTGAAGAGCACCAGGAGGAAGACGCTGATGCGGACAAACATGATCATCTGGAGAGGAAAAAGGTATGCGTTGAAGTTCCTCTGGAAAGTAGTAGCTAG
- the LOC109131273 gene encoding nuclear transcription factor Y subunit B-6-like: MHNLHSSSYYFPEELQRIPFSSPDDHVCPHQRLPPGALQKEVPVSKNQQDQVRKQSSKRHRGAQREXGFDDYIEPLTLYLHRYRELEGERGVSCGAGSVSMTNGLVVKRPNGNMSEYGAYGPVPGIHMAQYHYRHQSGFVFSGNEPNSKMSGSSSAASGPRVEVFPTQQHKY, translated from the exons ATGCATAATCTTCATTCATCTAGCTACTACTTTCCAGAGGAACTTCAACGCATACCTTTTTCCTCTCCAGATGATCATGTTTGTCCGCATCAGCGTCTTCCTCCTGGTGCTCTTCAGAAAGAGGTTCCAGTTTCGAAGAACCAACAGGATCAAGTCCG GAAACAGAGCAGCAAGCGGCATAGGGGAGCTCAAAGAGAGGNGGGTTTTGATGACTACATCGAACCCCTCACATTGTACCTCCACCGCTACAGAGAGTTGGAGGGAGAACGAGGGGTTAGCTGCGGTGCTGGATCTGTTAGTATGACCAATGGCTTGGTGGTCAAGAGGCCTAACGGGAACATGAGCGAGTACGGAGCCTACGGGCCTGTGCCAGGGATTCACATGGCGCAGTACCATTATCGTCATCAGAGCGGGTTTGTTTTCAGCGGTAACGAACCTAATTCAAAGATGAGTGGTTCATCTTCAGCAGCAAGCGGCCCCAGAGTTGAAGTATTTCCGACTCAACAACATAAGTACTGA
- the LOC109131439 gene encoding tRNA (guanine(9)-N1)-methyltransferase-like, with protein MAAATGNDNDNGFDNQLKPESEPATVNLSPPLSKNAQKKQLKQQRYEAKKAEKKAQEKEQKRKEGERKHKEWEETLANATEEERLKLIESRKSLRKERMDKRWEEKEKKMERLNRAKEVGQKIVVDVDFAHLMSDSEISSLVQQIMYCYAVNGRSTSPCHLWLTGVQGKMSAELDKLPGFEKWFIEKESNCYIQAMADQKDDLVYLTADSDTVLDDLDPKHIYIIGGLVDRNRFKGITMTKAQEQGIKTAKLPIGEYLKMSSSQVLTVNQVLEILVKFLETRDWKTAFFTVIPQRKRTGLDPVGSSKLEPLSEEHQEEDADADKHDHLERKKVCVEVPLESSS; from the exons ATGGCGGCGGCGACGGGAAATGACAACGACAACGGCTTCGATAACCAGCTTAAACCAGAATCTGAACCGGCTACGGTTAACCTTTCGCCTCCTCTGTCTAAGAACGCTCAGAAGAAGCAACTGAAGCAGCAAAGATACGAAGCGAAGAAAGCTGAGAAGAAGGCACAGGAGAAGGAGCAGAAGAGGAAGGAAGGAGAGAGAAAGCATAAGGAATGGGAGGAAACCCTAGCGAACGCGACGGAGGAGGAGAGGCTGAAGCTGATTGAATCGAGGAAGAGTCTGCGGAAGGAGAGAATGGACAAGAGATgggaggagaaagagaagaagatggagcgGCTTAATCGAGCCAAAGAAGTAGGTCAAAAGATCGTCGTAGATGTTGATTTTGCGCATCTCATGTCTGATTCTGAGATCTCTAGCCTCGTTCAGCAGATTATGTATTGCTATGCGGTGAATGGGAGAAGTACTTCACCTTGTCATCTATGGCTTACAGGAGTCCAAGGGAAGATGAGTGCTGAGCTTGATAAGCTTCCTGGTTTTGAGAAGTGGTTCATTGAGAAGGAAAGTAATTGCTACATTCAGGCCATGGCTGATCAGAAAGATGATTTGGTCTACCTTACGGCTGATTCTGATACTGTTTTGGATGATCTTGACCCCAAGCATATCTACATTATCGGTGGCTTAGTGGATCGAAACCGATTCAAAGGGATCACCATGACCAAGGCACAAGAACAAGGCATCAAAACAGCTAAGCTTCCCATAGGAGAGTATCTGAAAATGTCAAGTTCTCAg GTTCTCACTGTGAACCAAGTTTTGGAGATACTCGTGAAGTTTCTGGAGACTAGGGACTGGAAAACAGCCTTCTTCACTGTGATTCCTCAGAGGAAAAGAACCGGACTTGATCCTGTTGGTTCTTCGAAACTGGAACCTCTTTCTGAAGAGCACCAGGAGGAAGACGCTGATGCGGACAAACATGATCATCTGGAGAGGAAAAAGGTATGCGTTGAAGTTCCTCTGGAAAGTAGTAGCTAG